Proteins encoded by one window of Emys orbicularis isolate rEmyOrb1 chromosome 15, rEmyOrb1.hap1, whole genome shotgun sequence:
- the LOC135889534 gene encoding zinc finger protein 883-like, translating into MAAIELAQEPVTFEEVAVYFTREEWALLDLTQRALYRDVIQENYETVVFLGFPVSKPEVISQMEQGEEPWVPDLQGSEKEVLPRAAYTGSDRCLDSLCLPSGDGMMSENEEEKPQQKDAEQVEPHGTLSGRSKGNVSGSCALQEKANSCETQERPEENFSSHSDLITSDRINLEETRCTCNECKKSFNWSSALITHETIHAGETPYTCSECGKRFNRRSNLIRHQRIHIGEKPYTCSECGKRFNRSSHLIRHQTIHTGEKPYGCSECGKCFINSSALISHQRIHTGERPYTCSECGRSFSRHSNLITHRRIHTGEMPYTCSECGKSFSWSSHLITHRRIHSGEKPYGCSECGKRFNRSSALITHRRIHSGEKPYGCSECGKCFTDSSALISHQRIHTGERPYTCSECGKSFSRHSNLITHRRIHTGETPYTCSECGKSFNQHSQLITHRRIHTGETPYTCSECGKRFNRSSALITHRRIHSGEKPYGCSECGKCFTDSSALISHQRIHTGERPYTCSECGKSFSRHSNLITHRRIHTGETPYTCSECGKSFNQHSQLITHRRIHTGEMPYRCSECGKRFNRSSHLITHRRIHSGEKPYGCSECGKRFTDSSTLISHQRIHTGETSYTCSECGKRFNRSSNLIKHQTIHMRENCNKCLD; encoded by the exons GAGCCGGTGactttcgaggaggtggctgtgtatttcaccagggaagagtgggctctgctggacctcactcagagagccctctacagggatgtcatcCAGGAGAACTATGAAACGGTGGTCTTTCTGG ggtttccagtttccaaacctgagGTGATCTCGCAGATGGAacaaggggaagagccgtgggtcccaGACCTCCAGGGCTCTGAGAAAGAAGTGCTCCCGAGAGCTGCCTAcacag GGAGTGACCgatgtctggattctctctgtctcccatcagGTGATGGGATGatgagtgagaatgaggaggagaaaccCCAGCAGAAAGATGCTGAGCAAGTGGAACCACATGGAACGTTATCAGgaagatccaaagggaatgttTCCGGGAGTTGTGCACTCCAAGAAAAAGCAAATTCTTGTGAGACTCAAGAGAGGCCAGAGGAAAACTTCAGTAGCCACTCAGATCTTATAACAAGTGACAGAATCAACTTGGAAGAGACACGCTGCACATGCAATGAATGCAAGAAAAGCTTCAATTGGAGCTCTGCCCTTATCACACATGAGACAATCCACGCAGGGgagacgccctacacatgctctgagtgtgggaaaaggttCAATAGGCGCTCAaaccttatcagacatcagagaatccacataggagagaaaccctacacgtgctctgagtgtgggaaacgcttcaatcggagctcacaccttatcagacatcagacaatccacacaggtgagaaaccttatggctgctctgagtgtgggaaatgcttcaTTAATAGTTCAGCCCTCATTtcacatcagcgaatccacacaggagagaggccgtacacatgctctgagtgtgggagaAGCTTTAGTCGGCACTCAAACCTTATCACACatcgtagaatccacacaggagagatgccctacacgtgctctgagtgcgggaaaagcttcagttggAGTTCACACCTTATCACGCATAGGAGAATCCACTCGGGGgagaaaccttatggatgctctgagtgtgggaaacgctTCAATCGGAGCTCTGCCCTTATcacacataggagaatccactcgggggagaaaccttatggatgctctgagtgtgggaaatgcttcactGATAGTTCAGCCCTCATCtcacatcagcgaatccacacaggagagaggccgtacacatgctctgagtgtgggaaaagctttagtCGGCACTCAAACCTTATCACACatcgtagaatccacacaggagagacgccctacacgtgctctgagtgtgggaaaagctttaatCAGCATTCACAGCTTATCACACatcgtagaatccacacaggagagacgccctacacgtgctctgagtgtgggaaacgctTCAATCGGAGCTCTGCCCTTATcacacataggagaatccactcgggggagaaaccttatggatgctctgagtgtgggaaatgcttcacCGATAGTTCAGCCCTCATCtcacatcagcgaatccacacaggagagaggccgtacacatgctctgagtgtgggaaaagctttagtCGGCACTCAAACCTTATCACACatcgtagaatccacacaggagagacgccctacacgtgctctgagtgtgggaaaagctttaatCAGCACTCACAGCTTATCACACatcgtagaatccacacaggagagatgccctacaggtgctctgagtgtgggaaacgcttcaatcggagctcacaccttatcacacataggagaatccactcgggggagaaaccttatggatgctctgagtgtggaaAACGCTTCACTGACAGTTCAACCCTCATCtcacatcagcgaatccacacaggagagacgtcctacacatgctctgagtgtgggaaacgcttcaatcggagctcaaaccttattaaacatcagacAATCCACATGAGAGAGAACTGTAATAAATGCCTTGATTAG